GATCGGGGTATCGTCTTCGGCCATCGGTTCATCTGCTCTGCAATGGATCGGTCGGGGCACGCATAGCGCGCACCGCGCGGAAGGCCAACCTCGTTCGGCGCGGGACAGGGCGGAACGGGCCGGGGTCAGGCGCGCTGGCGGTCGTAATGACGGTAATATTTCTCGGTGACCAGATCGGTCTGGACCACGACGGCGATATCGGTGGTGTTGAACTGCCAGTCGATCACCGCGCCGTCGCCGACGAATCCGCCGAGGCGGAGGTAACCCTTGATCAGGGGCGGCAGGCCGACGAGGACCTGTTTGGGATCGATCAGGGCGGGATCGAGGCGGCACATATCGACATAGCGGGCGGCGACCGCGCGGGGTCTGATCGCTTCCGGGGCGAGGTGGTGGGATTGCAGGTAGGTCAGGTCGGGGGCCAGCAGGTCGGGATCGGTGCCGTGGAGGCTGGCGCAGCCGAACATCAGCTCGATATCGTGCTGGAACACGTAGGCCGCGATGCCGCGCCACATCAATTGCATCACCGCGCGCGAGCGATAGGCCTGATCGACGCAGGAGCGGCCGAGTTCGAGCAGGCGGCCGGGGAAGCGC
This sequence is a window from Acidiphilium acidophilum. Protein-coding genes within it:
- a CDS encoding GNAT family N-acetyltransferase, with the protein product MTMRTATLPTTLCGEDGFEEVRAGNLGVRLAATPDELDAAQALRFQVFYEELGAKPDADTLARRRDQDRFDADADHLLVIDHDIADDARGVVGTYRLIRQEAAARIGRFYSADEYDLSALERFPGRLLELGRSCVDQAYRSRAVMQLMWRGIAAYVFQHDIELMFGCASLHGTDPDLLAPDLTYLQSHHLAPEAIRPRAVAARYVDMCRLDPALIDPKQVLVGLPPLIKGYLRLGGFVGDGAVIDWQFNTTDIAVVVQTDLVTEKYYRHYDRQRA